In Juglans microcarpa x Juglans regia isolate MS1-56 chromosome 4S, Jm3101_v1.0, whole genome shotgun sequence, a single window of DNA contains:
- the LOC121262261 gene encoding U-box domain-containing protein 9-like encodes MPKSVVSETDGVVSAKATVLKNELRTLVNTILDEDDYKVETTDEAIRTLRSLRDLNFDKSLCLKLEDHSAVPEEFRCPISRKLIRDPVVLATGETYDRIFIQRWLNEGHRICPKTQEVLPHIVLTSNKLVREMISHWCREHGVELPKAVQDIDDELVTAADRGYLSLLLKKLSQPLNEQKEAAKELRHLTKKMPSFRALFGEFTDAIPQLLNPLSAGRVDTHPDLQEDLITTVLNVSIWENNKRLVAENPVVIPLLIESLIYGTIQTKSNAAAALFTLSALDSNKLTIGESCALGPLIDLLDEGHPLAMKDVASAIFNLCIVRENKRRAVHGGAVKVILKKIMDCILVDELLTILAMLSGHRKAVEEMSELGAVPFLLSFIREDICERSKENSAAILYAICIIDRTKLVEIREEENANGTLSRLAQSGTSWAKRKANGILERLNRTAPITHTA; translated from the exons ATGCCTAAAAGTGTGGTCTCGGAGACTGATGGTGTTGTATCAGCCAAGGCCACGGTGCTGAAAAATGAGTTGCGGACACTGGTGAACACGATTTTGGATGAAGATGACTATAAGGTAGAGACGACCGACGAGGCCATCAGAACCTTGCGTTCTTTAAGGGACTTGAATTTCGACAAGTCCCTTTGTTTGAAATTGGAGGATCATTCGGCTGTTCCTGAAGAATTCAGATGCCCCATTTCGAGAAAGCTCATTAGAGACCCCGTTGTCTTGGCCACTGGAGAG ACTTACGACCGTATATTCATCCAGAGGTGGTTGAATGAAGGCCACAGGATATGCCCTAAAACCCAAGAAGTTCTACCTCATATAGTTCTTACTTCTAATAAATTGGTCAGAGAAATGATTTCCCACTGGTGCAGGGAGCATGGAGTTGAGCTTCCAAAGGCTGTACAGGATATTGATGATGAGCTAGTAACTGCTGCAGACCGAGGGTATCTAAGTTTGCTGCTCAAAAAGTTGTCCCAACCCCTTAATGAGCAGAAAGAAGCTGCGAAAGAGCTTCGGCATCTAACGAAGAAAATGCCATCATTCCGGGCGCTTTTTGGTGAATTCACTGATGCCATTCCTCAGTTGCTCAATCCACTATCAGCAGGCAGGGTTGATACTCATCCTGATCTCCAAGAGGATTTGATCACAACGGTTCTAAATGTCTCAATTTGGGAAAATAATAAGAGATTAGTGGCAGAGAATCCAGTGGTCATACCCCTGCTAATTGAATCCTTAATATATGGAACCATTCAAACAAAAAGCAATGCTGCTGCAGCTCTCTTCACATTATCAGCCCTTGACTCAAACAAGCTCACTATTGGAGAATCTTGTGCTCTCGGACCTCTAATCGATCTTTTAGATGAGGGGCATCCATTGGCCATGAAGGATGTTGCTTCAGCAATATTCAACCTATGTATCGTCCGCGAGAATAAACGGAGGGCCGTCCACGGAGGTGCAGTCAAAGTGATTTTGAAAAAGATCATGGACTGCATATTAGTTGATGAGTTGTTGACCATACTTGCAATGCTTTCAGGCCATCGGAAGGCAGTTGAGGAAATGTCTGAGCTTGGTGCCGTGCCTTTTTTGCTAAGTTTCATTAGGGAGGACATTTGCGAACGCAGCAAGGAGAATAGTGCTGCCATTCTCTATGCAATCTGTATTATTGATAGGACTAAATTGGTGGAAattagagaagaagaaaatgccaATGGTACACTCAGTAGGCTTGCACAAAGCGGGACGTCCTGGGCCAAGAGGAAGGCAAATGGCATACTTGAGAGGCTGAATAGAACTGCCCCAATAACGCACACTGCTTGA